One Shewanella sp. MR-4 DNA window includes the following coding sequences:
- a CDS encoding periplasmic nitrate reductase, NapE protein: MSANSAEEKSLELKIFIFLTVFLAPLLSVLLVSGLGFAIWFSQIFTGPPGAG; this comes from the coding sequence ATGAGTGCTAACAGCGCAGAAGAAAAATCCTTAGAACTGAAGATCTTTATCTTTTTAACCGTATTTCTCGCCCCCCTCTTATCCGTGTTGTTGGTAAGCGGGTTGGGATTCGCCATATGGTTTAGTCAAATTTTCACCGGCCCACCGGGGGCTGGTTGA